One genomic segment of Mangifera indica cultivar Alphonso chromosome 6, CATAS_Mindica_2.1, whole genome shotgun sequence includes these proteins:
- the LOC123217909 gene encoding 60S ribosomal protein L7-2-like — translation MGEEAKVVIPESVLKKQKRNEEWALAKKQELEATKKKNAENRKLIFNRAKLYAKEYAEQEKELIQLKREAKLKGGFYVDPEAKLLFIVRIRGINAMHPKTRKILQLLRLRQIFNGVFLKVNKATVNMLHRVEPYVTYGYPNLKSVRELIYKRGYGKLNKQRIALTDNSIVEQALGKFGIICMEDLIHEIMTVGPHFKEANNFLWPFKLKAPLGGLKKKRNHYVEGGDAGNRENYINELIRRMN, via the exons ATGGGTGAAGAAGCTAAAGTAGTGATCCCAGAGTCAGTATTGAAGAAACAGAAGAGGAATGAGGAATGGGCTCTTGCAAAGAAGCAGGAGCTTGAAGCTACCAAAAAGAAGAATGCTGAGAACAGGAAGTTGATCTTCAACAGGGCAAAACTTTATGCAAAGGAGTATGCAGAGCAG GAAAAGGAGCTAATTCAATTGAAGCGTGAAGCTAAATTGAAGGGAGGCTTTTACGTTGACCCTGAAGCTAAGCTTTTGTTTATTGTTCGCATTCGTGG TATCAATGCCATGCACCCAAAGACGAGGAAGATCTTGCAGCTCTTGCGTCTGAGACAg ATCTTCAATGGAGTTTTTCTTAAAGTGAACAAAGCAACAGTGAACATGCTTCACAGGGTTGAACCTTATGTGACTTATGG ATATCCCAATTTGAAGAGTGTTAGGGAATTGATTTACAAGAGGGGATATGGTAAGCTGAACAAGCAGAGAATTGCATTGACTGATAACTCAATCGTCGAGCAG GCTCTTGGCAAGTTTGGAATTATCTGCATGGAAGACCTGATCCATGAGATTATGACAGTTGGACCTCACTTTAAGGAGGCTAACAACTTCCTATGGCCATTTAAGCTAAAGGCACCTTTGGGTggtttgaagaagaagaggaaccACTATGTTGAAGGAGGTGATGCTGGTAATAGGGAGAATTACATCAATGAACTCATCAGAAGAATGAATTAG